The genomic DNA TCGTTCGGCTCCAGCCGCTCGTGCGGGACGTGGTGCAGCAGGCCCATCCGTTCGAGGCCGGCCTCCGCGAGGACGATGGCGTCGTACTCCGTCTCGACCGGGTACCGCGCCAGCGCGTCCTGCTCGAGCACCGACAGCGACTCGAACCACTCGTCGGTCGATTCGTCGAACGTCTCGTCCGGGTCCTCCTCCTCTTCCGCGGCGACCCGGCGGTCGTGTTCGCGGCCGATGCCCGTCGCGAGGAGCTTCTCGACGCGCGTGTCGACGTTGCCCCGCAGCGGCTGGACGTCGAGGTCCGGACGTGCGGCGAGCAGCTGGGCCTGCCGCCGGAGACTGGAGGTACCGACGGTCGCGCCCTCCGGCAGTTCCTCGAGCCCCCGGCCGCCCGGCGTCAGGAGCACGTCGTTCGCGGGGGCGCGCTCGGGGACGCCCGCGACGACGAGGTCGTCCGGAAAGTCGGTGGGAACGTCCTTCATCGAGTGGACGGCGGCGTCGACCTCGCCGTCGAGGACGCGCTCGTCGAGCGCGCGGACGAACGCGCCGGTCTTGCCCAGCCGGTGGATGAGTTCGTCCTTGATGCGGTCGCCCTCCGTCTCCACCTCGATTAGTTCGACCTCCGTGTGACGGTCCTCCAGTCGCTCGGCGACCGCGGCGGCCTGGCGTAGCGCCAGGTCGGAGCCCCGTGTCGCCAGCCGGACCGTTCGTGTCTCTGGCATACG from Haloglomus litoreum includes the following:
- the hemC gene encoding hydroxymethylbilane synthase, with product MATRGSDLALRQAAAVAERLEDRHTEVELIEVETEGDRIKDELIHRLGKTGAFVRALDERVLDGEVDAAVHSMKDVPTDFPDDLVVAGVPERAPANDVLLTPGGRGLEELPEGATVGTSSLRRQAQLLAARPDLDVQPLRGNVDTRVEKLLATGIGREHDRRVAAEEEEDPDETFDESTDEWFESLSVLEQDALARYPVETEYDAIVLAEAGLERMGLLHHVPHERLEPNEFVPAPGQGAIAVTALADDAESFREAIDHPRTRVETTVERTVLKELGGGCVAPLGVYATVRGEYVHVVARVLDRAGEEPIRETRDLPANDHADAARRFAADIADRGGAELVEAARKTAEEHEETEGAR